From Granulicella sp. WH15, the proteins below share one genomic window:
- the rpoC gene encoding DNA-directed RNA polymerase subunit beta', whose product MFRSSPFELTGPIADFDAIKIQLASPEKIRSWSHGEVTKPETINYRTFKPERDGLFCARIFGPVTDWECLCGKYKRMKHRGVICDKCGVEVTLSKVRRERLGHIELASPCSHVWFFKGLPSRIGHLLDISLRELEAVLYFESYVVVDPGDAPVKEREVIKDENRFRELDQQYRPSGFKAMMGAEAIKELLKRVEILELSIELRERMKTETSLQKKLKYSKRLKIVEAFRKSDNLPQWMILDVIPVIPPELRPLVPLDGGRFATSDLNDLYRRVINRNNRLKKLMDLHAPEVIVRNEKRMLQEAVDALFDNGRRGRVLRGANNRPLKSLSDTLKGKQGRFRQNLLGKRVDYSGRSVIVVGPELKLHQCGLPKKMALELFKPFIYHRLEQTGHCTTIKQAKEMVEMQEPIVWDILEEVIKDHPVLLNRAPTLHRLGIQAFEPVLVEGKAIKIHPLVCTAFNADFDGDQMAVHIPLSPEAQIEASVLMLAAHNILSPASGQPITVPTQDLVLGLYYLTKAKVNAKGEGRVFANIEEVFMALEAQQVETLSPIRLRYTGKVLDMTTAYDDQDLVHTEAVEYNNQFISTTVGRAILNDSLPEGMPFVNGLLKKKGIGQLINYCYLNLGLEVTVKTLDRVKDLGFRYATRSGLSVGLDDMVIPDSKYTLVGDAEKTVLTMQQQYLDGAITNGERSNKVIQMWSGVTERVADEMFNNMKRADKEGAMNPIYIMADSGARGSKQQIRQLSGMRGLMAKPSGEIIETPITANFREGLTVLQYFISTHGARKGLADTALKTADSGYLTRRLVDVAQDVIISHVDCGTVDGIYVTPIIEAGETIEPLRDRIIGRVSLEKLKDFEGKTIVEVNQEIDEDLASAIQAAGIEKVKIRSVLTCESKRGVCILCYGRNLGSGKMVEMGEAVGVIAAQSIGEPGTQLTMRTFHIGGTASRVSDASHLEAKNAGSIRFINLVTVRSKDGGLVAFNRNGSIAVIDDKGREKERYAIVYGAKLKVEEGQQVAQGQVIGEWDPYTFSLLTEIAGTVQFKDLQEGVTLNEEVDEVTGLSRLVVADSPDEKRQPAIIIKGVNGNKRYLMPSRAHLMLQDGDEVFPGDILAKIPRETTRTKDITGGLPRVVELFEARKPRDPAIISKIDGVVRFGDVSKGQRKVYVTADNGQEEEYSVPRGVYVNVQEGERLRAGDALIDGPRNPHDILEVLGERALQMYLVNEIQEVYRLQGVTISDKHIETIVRQMLRWVKIEEVGDTSFLVDEQTDRFRFNGENQRVLMTGGKPAIGRSLLLGITKASLSTDSFISAASFQETTRVLTEASISGKIDTLRGLKENVIVGRLIPAGTGMEYYRNVQLSPELEEAAAQVQQEVTAAIEAEERELEQMRMEGEQEEMAAE is encoded by the coding sequence ATGTTTCGCTCCAGCCCCTTTGAACTGACCGGCCCCATCGCCGACTTCGACGCCATTAAGATTCAGCTCGCCAGCCCGGAGAAGATCCGTAGCTGGTCGCATGGCGAGGTCACCAAGCCCGAGACCATCAACTACCGCACGTTCAAGCCCGAGCGTGACGGCCTCTTCTGCGCGCGCATCTTCGGACCCGTCACCGACTGGGAGTGCCTGTGCGGCAAGTACAAGCGCATGAAGCACCGCGGCGTCATCTGCGACAAGTGCGGCGTCGAGGTCACCCTCTCGAAGGTCCGGCGCGAGCGCCTCGGCCACATCGAGCTGGCCTCGCCCTGCTCGCACGTCTGGTTCTTCAAGGGCCTGCCGTCGCGCATCGGCCACCTTCTCGACATCTCGCTGCGCGAGCTTGAGGCCGTCCTCTACTTCGAGTCCTACGTCGTCGTCGATCCGGGCGACGCGCCGGTCAAGGAGCGCGAGGTCATCAAGGACGAGAACCGCTTCCGCGAGCTCGACCAGCAGTACCGCCCCTCCGGCTTCAAGGCCATGATGGGCGCAGAGGCCATCAAGGAGCTGCTCAAGCGCGTCGAGATCCTCGAGCTTAGCATCGAGCTTCGGGAAAGAATGAAGACCGAGACCTCGCTCCAGAAGAAGCTCAAGTACTCCAAGCGTCTGAAGATCGTCGAGGCCTTCCGCAAGTCCGACAACCTGCCGCAGTGGATGATCCTCGACGTGATCCCCGTGATCCCGCCCGAACTGCGTCCGCTGGTTCCGCTCGATGGCGGCCGCTTCGCCACGTCGGACCTGAACGACCTGTACCGCCGCGTCATCAACCGCAACAACCGCCTCAAGAAGCTGATGGACCTGCACGCTCCCGAGGTCATCGTCCGCAACGAAAAGCGCATGTTGCAGGAGGCCGTCGACGCGCTCTTCGACAACGGCCGCCGTGGCCGCGTGCTGCGTGGCGCGAACAACCGTCCGCTGAAGTCGCTCTCCGACACCCTCAAGGGCAAGCAGGGCCGCTTCCGTCAGAACCTGCTCGGCAAGCGCGTCGACTACTCCGGCCGTTCGGTCATCGTCGTCGGCCCCGAGCTGAAGCTGCACCAGTGCGGTCTGCCCAAGAAGATGGCGCTTGAGCTGTTCAAGCCCTTCATCTATCACCGCCTCGAGCAGACCGGCCACTGCACCACCATCAAGCAGGCCAAGGAGATGGTGGAGATGCAGGAGCCCATCGTCTGGGACATCCTCGAAGAGGTCATCAAGGATCACCCGGTCCTGCTGAACCGCGCTCCGACCCTCCACCGTCTGGGTATCCAGGCGTTTGAGCCGGTGCTCGTCGAAGGCAAGGCCATCAAGATCCATCCGCTCGTCTGCACGGCGTTCAACGCCGACTTCGACGGCGACCAGATGGCTGTACACATCCCGCTCTCGCCCGAGGCTCAGATCGAGGCTTCGGTCCTGATGCTGGCCGCGCACAACATCCTCTCGCCCGCCTCAGGACAGCCCATCACGGTGCCCACGCAGGACCTCGTCCTCGGCCTCTACTACCTCACCAAGGCCAAGGTGAACGCCAAGGGTGAAGGCCGCGTCTTCGCGAACATCGAAGAGGTCTTCATGGCGCTCGAGGCCCAGCAGGTCGAGACGCTCTCGCCGATCCGCCTGCGCTACACTGGCAAGGTGCTCGACATGACCACCGCGTACGACGATCAGGATCTCGTCCACACCGAGGCCGTCGAGTACAACAACCAGTTCATCTCGACCACCGTCGGCCGCGCCATCCTCAACGACTCGCTGCCGGAGGGAATGCCCTTCGTCAACGGTCTGCTGAAGAAGAAGGGAATCGGGCAGCTCATCAACTACTGCTACCTGAACCTCGGACTCGAAGTGACCGTCAAGACCCTCGACCGCGTCAAGGATCTCGGCTTCCGCTATGCCACGCGCTCCGGTCTCTCGGTCGGGCTCGACGACATGGTCATCCCGGATTCGAAGTACACGCTGGTTGGCGACGCCGAAAAGACCGTCCTCACCATGCAGCAGCAGTACCTCGACGGAGCCATCACCAACGGCGAGCGTTCGAACAAGGTCATCCAGATGTGGTCGGGAGTCACCGAGCGCGTCGCCGATGAGATGTTCAACAACATGAAGCGCGCCGACAAGGAAGGAGCCATGAACCCGATCTACATCATGGCCGACTCCGGTGCTCGTGGTTCGAAGCAGCAGATCCGTCAGCTCTCCGGTATGCGCGGTCTGATGGCCAAGCCCTCGGGCGAGATCATCGAGACCCCCATTACGGCGAACTTCCGTGAAGGTCTCACCGTGCTCCAGTACTTCATCTCCACGCACGGAGCCCGTAAGGGTCTGGCCGACACGGCGCTCAAGACCGCGGACTCGGGTTACCTCACCCGCCGTCTGGTCGACGTGGCCCAGGACGTCATCATCTCGCACGTCGATTGCGGCACGGTCGACGGCATCTACGTCACCCCGATCATCGAAGCCGGTGAGACCATCGAGCCGCTGCGCGACCGCATCATCGGCCGCGTCTCGCTCGAGAAGCTCAAGGACTTCGAGGGCAAGACCATCGTCGAAGTGAACCAGGAGATCGACGAAGATCTCGCCTCGGCCATCCAGGCCGCGGGTATCGAGAAGGTGAAGATCCGGTCTGTTCTGACGTGCGAATCGAAGCGGGGAGTATGCATCCTCTGCTACGGCCGTAACCTCGGCTCGGGCAAGATGGTTGAGATGGGCGAGGCCGTCGGTGTCATCGCGGCGCAGTCCATCGGCGAGCCGGGAACCCAGCTCACCATGCGTACCTTCCACATCGGCGGAACCGCTTCGCGCGTCTCCGATGCGTCGCACCTCGAGGCCAAGAACGCGGGTTCGATCCGCTTCATCAACCTCGTCACGGTGCGCTCGAAGGACGGCGGCCTGGTGGCCTTCAACCGTAATGGTTCTATCGCCGTCATCGACGACAAGGGCCGCGAGAAGGAGCGTTACGCGATCGTCTACGGCGCCAAGCTGAAGGTCGAAGAGGGCCAGCAGGTTGCACAGGGACAGGTCATCGGCGAGTGGGACCCTTACACCTTCTCGCTCCTCACCGAGATCGCCGGAACGGTCCAGTTCAAGGACCTTCAGGAAGGCGTCACGCTCAACGAAGAGGTCGACGAAGTCACCGGCCTCTCGCGTCTGGTCGTCGCCGACTCTCCCGATGAGAAGCGTCAGCCCGCCATCATCATCAAGGGCGTCAACGGCAACAAGCGTTACCTGATGCCGTCGCGTGCTCACCTTATGTTGCAGGACGGCGACGAGGTCTTCCCCGGCGATATCCTCGCGAAGATCCCGCGTGAGACCACCCGTACCAAGGACATCACCGGAGGTCTGCCGCGCGTCGTTGAGCTGTTCGAAGCGCGTAAGCCTCGCGATCCCGCGATCATCTCGAAGATCGACGGTGTCGTCCGCTTCGGCGATGTGTCCAAGGGCCAGCGCAAGGTCTACGTCACGGCCGACAACGGGCAGGAGGAAGAGTACTCGGTGCCGCGTGGTGTGTACGTCAACGTCCAGGAAGGCGAGCGTCTGCGTGCAGGCGACGCCCTCATCGACGGACCGCGCAACCCGCACGACATCCTCGAGGTGCTCGGCGAGCGTGCTCTGCAGATGTATCTCGTGAACGAAATCCAGGAGGTCTACCGCTTGCAGGGTGTGACCATCTCGGACAAGCACATCGAGACCATCGTTCGGCAGATGCTGCGCTGGGTCAAGATCGAAGAGGTGGGCGATACGTCCTTCCTCGTCGACGAGCAGACCGATCGCTTCCGCTTCAACGGCGAGAACCAGCGTGTTCTGATGACGGGCGGCAAGCCTGCCATCGGGCGTTCGCTTCTTCTCGGTATCACGAAGGCGTCGCTCTCGACCGACAGCTTCATCTCGGCCGCCAGCTTCCAGGAGACCACCCGCGTCCTCACCGAAGCCTCGATCAGCGGCAAGATCGACACGCTGCGCGGCCTCAAGGAGAACGTCATCGTCGGTCGCCTCATCCCTGCCGGAACCGGCATGGAGTACTACCGCAACGTGCAGTTGTCGCCCGAACTCGAGGAGGCAGCCGCCCAGGTCCAGCAGGAGGTCACGGCAGCCATCGAAGCCGAGGAGCGAGAGCTGGAGCAGATGCGGATGGAAGGCGAACAAGAAGAAATGGCCGCCGAATAG
- a CDS encoding c-type cytochrome: MRGGFEIQSRGLRNTLSFLGLLSILTAAGCRQDMHDQPKFFPQRGTSFYADGRSVRPQVTGTVARSQGDPTSYLHTGMIDGKEGDVMPFAATADVLARGQERYNIYCTPCHSRVGNGVGMIVQRGYYPAGNFHTLRLQSAPLGHFFTVMTNGLGAMPDYAAQLTPEDRWAVAAYIRALQLSQHATRADVPAGTPVENLKDIAAREGLPDSFAEPWTAPAMTSVQTAVQAIHAAPIATPELASSTPMPPAATPTPSATTASPTVPIPTAKQTASAAGAATAKAEAPAEPKPVVHAAPKRDVAAGQAIYMKNCSMCHQPTRAGMPPVIPALIGIVDKVGEDHIRSVVTTGIPTGKPPMPSFADKLSADDINNLLGFLNTK; the protein is encoded by the coding sequence ATGAGGGGTGGTTTCGAGATTCAGAGCCGTGGCTTGCGCAACACGCTGAGCTTTCTAGGATTGCTGTCCATACTCACCGCAGCCGGTTGCCGTCAGGACATGCACGACCAGCCGAAGTTCTTCCCCCAGCGCGGCACCTCTTTCTACGCCGACGGGCGCTCCGTCCGCCCGCAGGTCACCGGCACCGTCGCCCGCTCGCAGGGCGACCCCACCAGCTACCTGCACACCGGCATGATCGACGGCAAAGAGGGCGACGTGATGCCCTTCGCCGCGACGGCTGACGTCCTCGCCCGCGGCCAGGAGCGCTACAACATCTACTGCACCCCCTGCCACTCCCGCGTCGGCAACGGCGTCGGCATGATCGTCCAGCGCGGCTACTACCCGGCGGGCAACTTCCACACCCTGCGCCTCCAGTCCGCTCCCCTCGGCCACTTCTTCACGGTCATGACCAACGGCCTCGGAGCCATGCCGGACTACGCCGCGCAGCTTACGCCCGAAGACCGCTGGGCCGTCGCCGCCTACATCCGCGCCCTGCAACTGAGCCAGCACGCCACCCGCGCCGACGTCCCCGCAGGCACCCCGGTCGAGAACCTGAAGGACATCGCCGCCCGCGAAGGTCTCCCCGACAGCTTCGCCGAGCCCTGGACTGCACCCGCGATGACCTCCGTCCAGACCGCAGTGCAGGCCATCCACGCCGCTCCCATCGCGACCCCAGAGCTGGCCAGCTCCACTCCCATGCCGCCCGCGGCCACACCCACACCTTCGGCGACCACCGCATCCCCCACGGTTCCCATCCCAACGGCGAAGCAGACCGCCTCAGCAGCCGGAGCAGCAACCGCCAAGGCCGAAGCCCCTGCTGAACCCAAGCCGGTGGTCCATGCCGCTCCCAAGCGAGACGTCGCGGCGGGCCAGGCCATCTACATGAAGAACTGCTCCATGTGCCACCAGCCCACCCGCGCCGGTATGCCTCCCGTGATCCCCGCGCTGATCGGTATCGTGGACAAGGTGGGTGAGGACCACATCCGCAGCGTGGTCACGACCGGCATCCCCACAGGCAAGCCGCCCATGCCGTCGTTCGCGGACAAGCTCTCCGCCGACGACATCAACAACCTGCTCGGCTTCCTGAACACCAAATAG
- a CDS encoding VWA domain-containing protein: MIAKLRFSLARCFSVGLALSVVCLAAHAQAAKPATADSSAITTISTQARLVNLPVVVRDKKGGLIHSLTKDDFVLKVDAKPQVIRYFDQDANLPLTLGLLVDISESQRSVIDEERTASSAFLDKMLAPDRDKAFVVQFGSQTELLQDLTSSRPKLQQALKEIGSTSGSSSNDDDSNSRSSRRGTVLYDAAFLAADEVMKPVKGRKALILLTDGGDRNSRETLNKAIEAAQRADTIIYAIYFKGEEPHQDYNNNGRQHGGGYPGGGYPGGGYPGGGYPGGGGRFPGGGRPSGGGGNNLPNRVDGKKILSQMAAETGGRMFEGKKNNLADIYGQIGEELRAQYRLGYTPDADMASDGYHQIDLTLKDAKKGYTVQTRDGYYTGK, encoded by the coding sequence ATGATTGCCAAGCTGCGGTTTTCTCTGGCTCGCTGCTTCTCCGTTGGTCTTGCCTTGTCCGTTGTTTGTTTGGCCGCGCACGCGCAGGCCGCGAAGCCCGCGACGGCGGACAGTAGCGCCATTACGACGATCAGCACGCAGGCGCGGCTGGTGAATCTGCCGGTGGTGGTGCGGGACAAGAAGGGCGGGCTGATCCATTCGCTCACCAAAGACGACTTCGTCCTGAAGGTGGACGCGAAGCCGCAGGTCATCCGCTACTTCGATCAGGATGCGAATCTGCCACTGACTCTGGGGCTGCTGGTCGATATCAGCGAGAGCCAGCGCAGCGTGATTGACGAGGAGCGGACGGCCAGCTCGGCGTTTCTCGACAAGATGCTGGCGCCGGATCGGGACAAGGCGTTCGTGGTCCAGTTCGGCAGCCAGACGGAGCTGTTGCAGGACCTGACCTCTTCGCGGCCCAAGCTGCAGCAGGCGCTCAAGGAGATTGGCAGCACCTCCGGCTCCAGCAGCAACGACGACGACAGCAACTCGCGCTCGTCGCGGCGCGGAACGGTGCTGTACGACGCGGCGTTTCTGGCCGCCGATGAGGTGATGAAGCCGGTGAAGGGGCGCAAGGCGCTGATTCTGCTGACCGACGGCGGCGACCGCAACAGCCGCGAGACGCTGAATAAGGCGATTGAGGCGGCGCAGCGGGCGGACACGATCATCTACGCGATCTACTTCAAGGGCGAGGAGCCGCATCAGGATTACAACAACAACGGGCGGCAGCACGGTGGCGGTTATCCGGGTGGAGGGTATCCCGGCGGGGGCTATCCGGGGGGCGGATACCCGGGTGGAGGCGGACGGTTTCCGGGGGGCGGACGTCCCAGCGGCGGTGGTGGGAACAACCTGCCGAACCGGGTGGACGGAAAGAAGATTCTGTCGCAGATGGCGGCTGAGACCGGCGGGCGGATGTTCGAGGGGAAGAAGAACAACCTGGCGGATATCTATGGGCAGATCGGCGAGGAGCTGCGGGCGCAGTACCGGCTGGGATATACGCCGGATGCGGATATGGCGTCGGACGGGTATCACCAGATCGATCTGACCCTGAAGGATGCGAAGAAGGGATATACCGTGCAGACGCGGGATGGGTATTACACGGGCAAGTAG
- a CDS encoding VWA domain-containing protein, producing MSFNTVLRRLAALALFAAATTLPAQQPSEPASAAQPPAPVPYTIRTSTRLVILDLVVEDSKGHVVDDLKREDFHVTESGEPQTVLNFDPSGAHTPAPELNINSTAELDQQAPRAPVNIILLDEFNTRFEDMAFARYSLKKFLERQPGKLAIPTMLIAVSLQNFTVLRDYTQNKDEIISALDHHFSGNPWQAHQYSWVGERYATAFESLRRVAQAVVGHQGQKNMIWIGRGFPAVNFANMPVDTENRVYNAVQECVNVLRDARVTLYTIDPAGLQVYNTYGPAAEFNDPFGGNYQFAKLATATGGRTLYGRNDVDAEIGTAIRDGSSSYTLTYRPTATVPNPTRFRKIVVTVDRPGVKVYTREGYYLQRGPGRVDPVNPSRRLMADLAAADSSTMVYDGVPLRLENLPEKPDSYVIHIEPRSLAWTYATDTEPRRAEVILMVTTYDKKGKELKREARVIKGSAPPTVPPTGRLERGLNLSYDLIPDPKAVRVRFTVRVTASGRIGTVDAVPGQPVVAAATTHPAAPSQQN from the coding sequence TTGAGCTTCAACACTGTCCTCCGCCGCCTCGCAGCACTCGCCCTGTTCGCCGCCGCAACCACCCTGCCTGCCCAGCAGCCATCCGAGCCTGCATCCGCCGCCCAGCCCCCAGCTCCCGTTCCCTACACCATCCGCACCAGCACCCGCCTGGTCATACTGGACCTCGTCGTCGAAGACAGCAAAGGGCACGTAGTCGATGACCTCAAGCGCGAGGACTTCCACGTCACCGAGTCCGGCGAGCCGCAGACCGTCCTGAACTTCGATCCCTCCGGAGCCCACACCCCGGCCCCCGAGCTCAACATCAACTCCACCGCCGAGCTGGACCAGCAGGCTCCCCGCGCGCCCGTCAACATCATCCTGCTCGACGAGTTCAACACGCGCTTCGAGGACATGGCCTTCGCCCGCTACTCCCTGAAGAAGTTCCTGGAGCGGCAGCCCGGCAAGCTCGCCATCCCCACCATGCTGATCGCCGTCAGCCTGCAGAACTTCACCGTCCTGCGCGACTACACCCAAAATAAAGACGAGATTATCTCCGCACTCGATCACCACTTCTCCGGCAACCCCTGGCAGGCCCACCAGTACTCCTGGGTAGGAGAGCGCTACGCCACCGCCTTCGAGTCGCTGCGCCGCGTCGCCCAGGCCGTCGTCGGCCACCAGGGCCAGAAGAACATGATCTGGATCGGGCGCGGCTTCCCCGCCGTCAACTTCGCCAACATGCCCGTCGATACCGAAAACCGCGTCTACAACGCCGTGCAGGAGTGCGTGAACGTGCTGCGCGACGCGCGCGTCACCCTCTACACCATCGACCCCGCCGGGCTACAGGTCTACAACACCTACGGCCCCGCCGCCGAGTTCAACGACCCCTTCGGCGGCAACTACCAGTTCGCCAAGCTAGCCACGGCCACCGGAGGCCGCACGCTCTACGGCCGCAACGACGTCGACGCCGAGATCGGCACCGCGATCCGCGACGGCTCCAGCTCCTACACCCTCACCTACCGCCCGACGGCCACCGTGCCCAACCCCACCCGCTTCCGCAAGATCGTCGTTACGGTGGACCGTCCCGGCGTAAAGGTCTACACCCGCGAGGGCTACTACCTGCAACGCGGCCCGGGCCGGGTCGATCCCGTCAACCCGTCGCGCAGGCTGATGGCCGACCTCGCCGCCGCCGACAGCAGCACGATGGTCTACGACGGCGTCCCGCTGCGCCTTGAAAACCTGCCCGAGAAGCCGGATAGCTACGTCATCCACATCGAGCCGCGCTCTCTGGCCTGGACGTACGCCACCGACACGGAGCCGCGCCGCGCCGAGGTAATCCTGATGGTCACCACCTACGACAAGAAGGGCAAGGAGCTGAAGCGCGAAGCCAGGGTTATCAAGGGCTCCGCACCCCCGACCGTGCCGCCCACGGGACGTCTGGAGCGCGGCCTGAACCTGAGCTACGACCTCATCCCAGACCCCAAGGCCGTCCGCGTGCGCTTCACCGTCCGCGTCACCGCCTCGGGCCGGATCGGCACGGTAGACGCCGTGCCCGGCCAGCCGGTGGTGGCCGCGGCCACCACCCACCCGGCAGCCCCATCGCAGCAAAACTAG
- a CDS encoding enoyl-CoA hydratase-related protein, which yields MGEQLVLRSEQGGVRTLTLNRSERRNALTPEMQDELIAEFEAAGRDPEVRVLVLAGAGEVFCAGLDLAALQAMATKSAEEHEADSRRIARVFQALYEVPVPTIAAVHGYAIAGGAGLASICDYTLALAGSKLGYTETKIGFVPALVSAYMTLQVGEKHVRELLLTGRIVTAEEAFRMGLVNEVVPWELRARVDAVARELMECSPAALRATKGLLAAQNEAWLDAALAEAMKVNAAARETPDFREGIAAFLEKRPPVWQG from the coding sequence ATGGGCGAGCAGTTGGTGTTGCGGTCGGAGCAGGGCGGGGTGAGGACGTTGACGCTGAACCGTTCGGAGCGGCGCAACGCGCTGACGCCGGAGATGCAGGACGAGCTGATCGCCGAGTTCGAGGCGGCGGGCCGGGACCCGGAGGTGAGGGTGCTGGTGCTGGCCGGGGCGGGCGAGGTCTTCTGCGCGGGGCTGGACCTTGCGGCGTTGCAGGCGATGGCGACGAAGAGCGCCGAGGAGCATGAGGCGGACTCGCGGCGGATTGCGCGGGTCTTCCAGGCACTGTACGAGGTGCCGGTGCCGACGATTGCGGCGGTGCATGGATACGCCATCGCGGGCGGCGCGGGGCTGGCGTCGATCTGCGACTACACGCTGGCGCTGGCGGGGTCGAAGCTGGGGTATACGGAGACGAAGATCGGGTTTGTGCCGGCGCTGGTGTCGGCTTATATGACGTTGCAGGTGGGCGAGAAGCATGTGCGGGAGCTGCTGCTGACGGGGAGGATTGTGACGGCGGAGGAGGCGTTCCGGATGGGGCTGGTGAATGAGGTGGTGCCGTGGGAGCTGCGGGCGCGGGTGGATGCTGTGGCTCGGGAGCTGATGGAGTGCAGTCCGGCGGCGCTGCGGGCTACGAAGGGGTTGCTGGCGGCGCAGAATGAGGCTTGGCTGGATGCGGCTTTGGCTGAGGCGATGAAGGTGAATGCCGCGGCAAGGGAGACGCCGGACTTTCGTGAGGGGATTGCGGCGTTTCTGGAGAAGCGGCCGCCGGTGTGGCAAGGATAA
- the iscX gene encoding Fe-S cluster assembly protein IscX: MAREISWTDTAEIGIQLQEKFPEVEPYSVRFTDLHRYVTELEGFVGDPLKSTEPILEAIQTAWNEEYEDAR; encoded by the coding sequence ATGGCGCGTGAGATTAGCTGGACCGATACGGCGGAGATTGGGATTCAGTTGCAGGAGAAGTTTCCGGAGGTTGAGCCGTACAGCGTGCGGTTTACCGACCTGCATCGCTATGTGACGGAGCTGGAAGGGTTTGTGGGTGATCCGCTGAAGTCGACCGAGCCGATCCTCGAGGCGATCCAGACGGCGTGGAACGAGGAGTACGAGGACGCGCGGTAG
- a CDS encoding hydroxymethylglutaryl-CoA lyase, with product MVKIVECPRDAWQGLPGVMPAEVKADYLRVLVEAGFKHIDAVSFVSKEAVPQMADSERVLEYLDPPESVEIIGIVVNEKGAERAVKTGAVSTLGFPYSISTEFLKRNQNQTPEESLEALEAVGTLGYKAGLDVVAYLSMAFGNPYGDAWDIEEVVAACDLLVDCGVSQISLADTVGLATPRQIEDVVSDVMAVHDRIEIGVHLHARPEMAPALIEAAYRAGCRRFDSAIGGLGGCPFAQDALVGNVATETLLAELKRLGAELPELAPLDSLIAGSAEIAKRFGPKIQ from the coding sequence ATGGTCAAGATTGTGGAGTGTCCGCGCGACGCGTGGCAGGGGTTGCCGGGCGTGATGCCCGCCGAGGTCAAAGCCGACTACCTGCGGGTGCTGGTAGAGGCAGGGTTCAAGCACATCGACGCAGTGAGCTTCGTCTCGAAGGAGGCGGTGCCGCAGATGGCCGACTCGGAGCGGGTGCTCGAGTACCTCGACCCGCCGGAGAGCGTGGAGATCATCGGAATCGTGGTCAACGAGAAGGGCGCGGAGCGTGCCGTGAAGACCGGCGCGGTCTCGACGCTGGGGTTCCCCTACTCGATCTCGACGGAGTTCCTGAAGCGCAATCAAAACCAGACGCCGGAGGAGTCGCTCGAGGCCCTCGAAGCCGTGGGGACGCTGGGGTACAAGGCGGGGCTGGACGTGGTGGCGTATCTCTCGATGGCCTTCGGCAACCCGTATGGGGACGCGTGGGATATCGAAGAGGTGGTGGCGGCGTGCGATCTGCTGGTGGACTGCGGGGTGAGCCAGATCTCGCTGGCCGATACGGTGGGGCTGGCCACGCCGCGTCAGATTGAGGACGTGGTGAGCGATGTGATGGCGGTGCACGACCGCATCGAGATTGGGGTGCACCTGCACGCACGGCCGGAGATGGCTCCGGCACTGATCGAAGCGGCTTACCGGGCCGGATGCCGCCGGTTTGACTCGGCGATCGGCGGGCTGGGCGGGTGTCCGTTTGCGCAGGACGCTCTGGTGGGCAATGTGGCGACGGAGACGCTGCTGGCCGAGCTGAAGCGGCTGGGTGCGGAGCTGCCGGAGCTGGCTCCGCTCGATAGCCTGATCGCCGGAAGCGCGGAGATTGCGAAGAGGTTTGGGCCGAAGATTCAGTAA